TTCTCATAATTAATTTTGACGAATAATCACTGTTGCTTTCGGAACATTGaaactgaattttttttaaagatgcCGCTCTTAATCTGTTATATCAATTCATGATAACTGTGATTAATATACTAtcatgtatgtatttatttaaattttttaaactagATGGCGGCAATCATTACTTTCTATGCGCAAGTCATATAGGTTATAAAATTCAAGGTAAAGAAGGTTACGTCGGGTTAGGTTAACTATCGAAGTAAACAGTATTTATATATGTACTTGCATGTAATAAAAGTAgaagttatttttttaattttacattcaaaTAATCAAAAGCATTCAAATGAATATGTCTATGAAAAATCTCTTTAACTACAAGTTACGGGAATTATGTTATCGTTTCGTACATGCTGAAACAAAACAGAAGAAACCACCGCAGTGGTTAAAACCCATTGGATACGAAacaaatattacaatatataataCCCTGACAAAATGTAAAGTACCATTAATTttgaagaataaaaatgttCTTAATTGGTATGTCTGTGGTCCAACTGTGTATGATTCTGCACATATTGGGCATGCAATGTAAGGcttaaaatcatttaaaatactTTATACAATGGAAAGCTGTTGAATaacaaagaaatttattttgtagGACTTACATGAATTTGGATATTATTAGAAGAATATTATCAGACCATTTCAACATAAATACTATAATGGTCATGTGTATAACTGATATAGATGATAAAATAATAGCAAGTTCAAAGAAGAAGCAACAAAATTATCAGACGCTTGCTAAACattatgaaaatgaatttatagaAGATATGAAAATGTTAAATGTTATCAAGCCTCACTTGTATTGTAGAGTCACTGATTATATAcctgaaattattgaatttgttaatggtATCATAAATAAAGGCTATGGTTATGTTACAAAAGATGGTAAAACTAATTAATAtgattattgaattattatgtTACGTTTATTAACAAATCATTTTTGTTTCTACAGGTTCTGGGTATTTTGATACAACTAAATATGACCTTTATGGAAAATTAGGAACCCCATACCCAGAGAGTAATCATCCTGAAAAGAAATCAGCAACAGACTTTTGTTTATGGAAAGCAGCTAAACAAGGTGAACCATTTTGGAAATCACCATGGGGTAAGGGAAGACCAGGATGGCACATAGAATGTAGTACAATTGCAAGGTAATATCTtcctgtaaaagaaaaaaaggaaaaaaatattgcTTTACGAAGATGAATTAGGaagttatttttctttacgTAATATACCTACATAAAAGCTTGTATTTAAATTAGCACAGTTTTTGGAAATTGTGTGGATCTCCATAGTGGCGGAATAGATCTTGCATTTCCACATCATGAAAATGAAGAAGCCCAATCATGCTGTTACCATGAAGTACAGCAATGGGTGAACTATTGGTTACATTGTGGTCACTTATTTTTAGATGATACAAAAATGTCAAAGAGCCTGAATAATACAATTAATATAAGAGAATTTCTTGCAAAATACACAGCGAATCATTTGAGAATGCTTTGTTTACTTACTAATTATAGAAATGGTATGCTATCAATTTTTATTGACTGATTTATAAACatcgaatattttttaattaaatattcattatgtTTTTTAGAAGTTAAATATTCTGATGTTATACTGACGAATGCAGTAACTACATTACATAAAATCGAACATTTTATTACCGATTGTGAGAATTACATTGCAGGAAGATGGAATGTGGGCAATGTTGATGAAGTTGCATTGTTACATGTTAgttttttatattctatcatttttatgtaaatgCATCTAAATGTGGaatgtataatattaaaattgattacagTGTTTGGACGAAACAAAAAGTAGCATTGATATTGCATTAGCAGACGATTTTAACACTGCAAAAACCATGAAGTTACTTCTAAACTTAATTGATGTAGCGAATAAAATGTTACATAAACCTAATGTAAGTAGAATCTTtgtaattttgaattaaaatttgacTGTTAGTTTataataataacagtattaGAGATAATATTGTTTCATTGAACATAGGACTTTAATAAGAGAAGTATACCAGCAATAGCTGCAGTGTCAAATTATATATCAACAATGTTTTCAAGATTTGGTATTTTAAATTCCTTGACAGCAGAAGATGATGATAGAATGAACAATATCGTAGAGCACTTTGTAAAATTCAGAAGCGCTGTTCGAAATAGGGCTTTAGAACAAGATGTAAAAGACAAAATCATACTAACGGCATGCGACGAAGCACGATTAAATCTTTCCTCTTGTGGAGTAACAATAAAggtaaattatttgaataatttgctTCGTAAATGCATTTCATATGCAATGTAATTTTATTCTACTTCTAGGACCAGAAAAGTGAAACTATTTGGAGTATTAAAAAATACTGAACTCGGTTTTAACCAAAAGTTTGTATTGTaaattaatagttttaataaaaaattatatttacactTTTTTTACGCTGATTCTAAAGGACGTCTTTGCGTTAATATTATTAATCGGCTGAATCAGTAGTATTCTTAGACCTTTTTGAACTGTCATCACTGACTTGAATTTCTGTactttttcgtttcatttcagcTTTCTTTTCTGCCATGGTTTTCTTAAGT
The sequence above is a segment of the Osmia lignaria lignaria isolate PbOS001 chromosome 12, iyOsmLign1, whole genome shotgun sequence genome. Coding sequences within it:
- the CysRS-m gene encoding cysteine--tRNA ligase-like protein, mitochondrial isoform X1: MNMSMKNLFNYKLRELCYRFVHAETKQKKPPQWLKPIGYETNITIYNTLTKCKVPLILKNKNVLNWYVCGPTVYDSAHIGHAMTYMNLDIIRRILSDHFNINTIMVMCITDIDDKIIASSKKKQQNYQTLAKHYENEFIEDMKMLNVIKPHLYCRVTDYIPEIIEFVNGIINKGYGYVTKDGSGYFDTTKYDLYGKLGTPYPESNHPEKKSATDFCLWKAAKQGEPFWKSPWGKGRPGWHIECSTIASTVFGNCVDLHSGGIDLAFPHHENEEAQSCCYHEVQQWVNYWLHCGHLFLDDTKMSKSLNNTINIREFLAKYTANHLRMLCLLTNYRNEVKYSDVILTNAVTTLHKIEHFITDCENYIAGRWNVGNVDEVALLHCLDETKSSIDIALADDFNTAKTMKLLLNLIDVANKMLHKPNDFNKRSIPAIAAVSNYISTMFSRFGILNSLTAEDDDRMNNIVEHFVKFRSAVRNRALEQDVKDKIILTACDEARLNLSSCGVTIKVNYLNNLLRKCISYAM
- the CysRS-m gene encoding cysteine--tRNA ligase-like protein, mitochondrial isoform X2, translated to MNMSMKNLFNYKLRELCYRFVHAETKQKKPPQWLKPIGYETNITIYNTLTKCKVPLILKNKNVLNWYVCGPTVYDSAHIGHAMTYMNLDIIRRILSDHFNINTIMVMCITDIDDKIIASSKKKQQNYQTLAKHYENEFIEDMKMLNVIKPHLYCRVTDYIPEIIEFVNGIINKGYGYVTKDGSGYFDTTKYDLYGKLGTPYPESNHPEKKSATDFCLWKAAKQGEPFWKSPWGKGRPGWHIECSTIASTVFGNCVDLHSGGIDLAFPHHENEEAQSCCYHEVQQWVNYWLHCGHLFLDDTKMSKSLNNTINIREFLAKYTANHLRMLCLLTNYRNEVKYSDVILTNAVTTLHKIEHFITDCENYIAGRWNVGNVDEVALLHCLDETKSSIDIALADDFNTAKTMKLLLNLIDVANKMLHKPNDFNKRSIPAIAAVSNYISTMFSRFGILNSLTAEDDDRMNNIVEHFVKFRSAVRNRALEQDVKDKIILTACDEARLNLSSCGVTIKDQKSETIWSIKKY